In the genome of Bacteroidota bacterium, one region contains:
- a CDS encoding AraC family transcriptional regulator, protein MNSSTLYIKNMVCNRCIKVVKDEFEKLNIVIEEIELGKVSISSNLDDNQIVELREILQENGFELIDDKKSKLIDSIKTLIIEKIHHSKEVEKSINSSEYISKKIGHDYSYLSNLFSSVEGITIEKYIINQKIEKAKELLVYNELTLNEISYRLGYSSVQHLSNQFKKITGLTPSHFKKLKENKRKPLDEV, encoded by the coding sequence ATGAATTCATCCACATTATATATTAAAAATATGGTTTGCAACCGTTGTATAAAGGTTGTTAAAGATGAATTTGAAAAGCTGAATATTGTGATTGAAGAAATTGAATTAGGTAAAGTAAGTATTTCTTCAAACCTTGATGACAATCAAATTGTTGAGCTTAGGGAAATTTTACAGGAAAATGGATTTGAGTTAATTGACGATAAAAAAAGTAAACTGATCGATAGTATCAAAACCTTAATTATTGAGAAAATTCATCACTCAAAGGAAGTGGAGAAATCAATAAACAGTTCAGAATACATTTCAAAAAAAATTGGACATGATTATTCCTATTTAAGCAATCTTTTTTCTTCTGTTGAAGGTATCACAATCGAAAAATACATAATTAACCAAAAGATTGAAAAGGCAAAAGAGCTCCTGGTTTATAACGAACTAACCTTAAACGAAATATCTTACCGTTTAGGATACAGCAGTGTTCAGCATCTTTCAAATCAGTTTAAAAAAATTACCGGATTAACTCCTTCACACTTTAAAAAGCTGAAAGAAAACAAGCGCAAACCCCTGGATGAAGTTTAG